A single region of the Novosphingobium sp. SL115 genome encodes:
- the ctaD gene encoding cytochrome c oxidase subunit I, with protein MATIPANEGFDAHHDAHDHDHDHLPGFFARWFMSTNHKDIGTLYLIFAIFAGIIGGAVSGIMRWELAQPGIQVLGYFAELLGTANPSFDQQLHLWNVLITAHGLIMVFFMVMPAIIGGFGNWFVPIMIGAPDMAFPRMNNVSFWLTFVGFCSLMFSAFVPGGVGNGAGTGWTVYAPLSTSGSVGPAVDFAIFSLHLSGAGSILGAVNFITTIFNMRAPGMTLHKMPLFVWSVLVTAFLLLLSLPVLAAAITMLLTDRNFGTTFFDPAGGGDPVLYQHLFWFFGHPEVYIMILPGFGIISQIISTFSKKPVFGYLGMAYAMVAIGVVGFIVWAHHMYTTGLDVNTKMYFTAATMVIAVPTGIKIFSWIATMWGGSLEFKSPMIWAIGFIFLFTVGGVTGVVLANGGVDDNLHDTYYVVAHFHYVLSLGAVTSLFAGFFYWFPKMSGRMHSEFLSHLQFWIFFVGVNTIFFPMHFLGIQGMPRRYPDYALAYSYWNEIASYGYVIMAASLGVFFVNIIYAFTAGKKAEGNYWGEGATTLEWTLSSPPPFHQFETLPVIDDKAHAH; from the coding sequence ATGGCCACCATTCCCGCAAACGAAGGTTTTGATGCGCATCACGATGCGCACGACCACGATCATGACCATCTGCCGGGCTTCTTTGCCCGCTGGTTCATGTCGACCAACCACAAGGACATCGGCACGCTGTACCTGATCTTCGCGATTTTCGCGGGGATCATCGGTGGCGCGGTGTCGGGCATCATGCGCTGGGAACTGGCGCAGCCGGGCATTCAGGTGCTGGGCTATTTTGCCGAGCTGCTTGGCACTGCCAACCCCAGCTTCGACCAGCAGCTGCACCTGTGGAACGTGCTGATTACCGCGCACGGCCTTATCATGGTGTTCTTCATGGTCATGCCCGCGATCATCGGTGGCTTCGGCAACTGGTTTGTTCCGATCATGATCGGCGCGCCGGACATGGCGTTCCCGCGCATGAACAACGTGTCGTTCTGGCTGACCTTCGTCGGTTTCTGCTCGCTGATGTTCTCGGCTTTCGTGCCGGGCGGCGTGGGCAACGGCGCAGGCACGGGCTGGACGGTCTATGCTCCGCTTTCGACTTCGGGTTCGGTTGGGCCGGCTGTCGACTTCGCCATCTTCTCGCTGCACCTTTCGGGCGCTGGTTCGATTCTTGGCGCAGTCAACTTCATCACCACCATCTTCAACATGCGCGCGCCGGGCATGACCCTGCACAAGATGCCGCTGTTCGTATGGTCGGTGCTGGTTACCGCGTTCCTGCTGCTGCTGTCGCTGCCGGTTCTGGCCGCTGCCATCACCATGTTGCTGACTGACCGCAACTTCGGCACGACCTTTTTCGATCCGGCTGGCGGCGGTGACCCCGTCCTGTACCAGCACCTGTTCTGGTTCTTCGGTCACCCCGAAGTGTACATCATGATTTTGCCGGGCTTCGGCATCATCAGCCAGATCATCTCAACCTTCTCTAAGAAGCCGGTGTTCGGTTACCTCGGCATGGCTTACGCGATGGTCGCGATTGGCGTGGTCGGGTTCATCGTGTGGGCGCACCACATGTACACCACGGGCCTCGACGTTAACACGAAGATGTACTTCACTGCGGCTACCATGGTGATCGCAGTGCCTACCGGCATCAAGATATTCTCGTGGATCGCGACGATGTGGGGTGGCAGCCTTGAATTCAAGTCGCCGATGATCTGGGCAATCGGTTTCATCTTCCTGTTCACCGTAGGCGGCGTGACCGGCGTGGTTCTGGCCAACGGCGGCGTGGACGACAACCTGCACGACACCTACTATGTCGTCGCGCACTTCCACTACGTGCTGTCGCTGGGCGCGGTGACTTCGCTCTTTGCCGGGTTCTTCTACTGGTTCCCGAAGATGAGCGGCCGCATGCACTCGGAATTCCTGAGCCATCTGCAGTTCTGGATTTTCTTCGTCGGCGTGAACACCATCTTCTTCCCGATGCACTTCCTGGGCATTCAGGGCATGCCGCGTCGCTATCCTGACTATGCGCTGGCCTACTCGTACTGGAACGAAATCGCTTCCTACGGCTATGTCATCATGGCGGCATCGTTGGGCGTGTTCTTCGTGAACATCATTTACGCCTTCACGGCCGGCAAGAAGGCTGAAGGAAACTATTGGGGCGAAGGCGCCACGACGCTGGAGTGGACCCTGTCCTCGCCGCCGCCGTTCCACCAGTTCGAAACCCTGCCGGTGATCGACGACAAGGCTCACGCTCACTGA
- a CDS encoding heme o synthase, with amino-acid sequence MDSVRTLPLPADWRDFFALTKPRVMTLVIFTGLCGLLAAPGSIHPVIAFTAILCIAVGAGGAAALNQWWEADIDAGMKRTAQRPLPAGRMERTSARDFGFALAGGSVMVMGLGVGWLAASILAVSIFYYSWIYTVWLKPRTPQNIVIGGGAGAFPPMIGWVAVTGDVTLMPVLLFAIIFMWTPPHFWALALFVQTDYAKVGIPMMPVVAGERSTRRQILIYSVLLLPLTLVPWWIGGAGAIYGWSALALGLVFVILSMKVGLRQSVPDDAMKPEKRLFAYSVLYLFVLFGVLVGDRLATVQGWQ; translated from the coding sequence ATGGATTCTGTTCGCACCTTGCCCCTGCCTGCCGATTGGCGCGATTTCTTTGCGTTGACCAAGCCGCGCGTGATGACGCTGGTGATTTTCACCGGTCTTTGCGGGTTGCTTGCGGCACCGGGCAGTATTCATCCAGTGATCGCCTTTACGGCTATCCTGTGCATTGCTGTGGGGGCAGGTGGCGCAGCAGCGCTGAACCAGTGGTGGGAAGCCGACATTGATGCCGGGATGAAGCGTACAGCGCAGCGCCCGCTTCCCGCAGGCCGGATGGAGCGCACCTCTGCGCGGGACTTCGGCTTTGCGCTGGCGGGCGGCTCGGTCATGGTCATGGGACTGGGTGTGGGCTGGCTGGCCGCATCGATTCTGGCCGTATCGATTTTCTACTATTCGTGGATCTATACCGTCTGGTTGAAGCCGCGCACGCCGCAGAACATCGTGATCGGCGGCGGCGCGGGCGCGTTCCCGCCGATGATCGGCTGGGTGGCGGTGACGGGTGACGTCACGCTGATGCCGGTGTTGCTATTCGCGATCATCTTTATGTGGACACCGCCGCACTTCTGGGCACTCGCGCTGTTCGTGCAGACCGATTATGCCAAAGTCGGCATTCCGATGATGCCGGTTGTGGCTGGTGAGCGTTCGACGCGGCGGCAAATCCTGATTTATTCGGTGCTGCTGCTGCCGTTGACTTTGGTGCCGTGGTGGATTGGCGGGGCCGGGGCGATATATGGCTGGTCGGCGCTGGCGCTGGGGCTGGTGTTTGTCATTCTTTCGATGAAGGTCGGTCTGCGCCAGTCGGTTCCCGATGATGCGATGAAACCGGAAAAGCGGCTGTTCGCGTATTCGGTGCTGTATCTTTTTGTTCTTTTCGGCGTGCTGGTGGGGGACCGGCTTGCCACTGTGCAAGGTTGGCAATGA
- a CDS encoding cytochrome c oxidase assembly protein: protein MAATVVPDSRKNRRVGLMAATGALAMLGLGYASVPLYRLFCQVTGYGGTTQRADAEKMAGVKVAGKMVRVRFDANVATGLPWTFKPEQVTQDLKIGERKIATYSAHNLSGRPITGTAVFNVSPEQAGKYFNKIQCFCFTEQKLEPGQQVRMPVIYFIDPAILDDPAANNVEEITLSYTFNETPESAAAATGKPLSVPVEKPLDPAQARR, encoded by the coding sequence ATGGCGGCCACCGTTGTTCCTGATTCGCGCAAGAACCGCCGTGTCGGATTGATGGCGGCCACCGGTGCGCTGGCGATGCTGGGGCTGGGTTATGCTTCGGTTCCGCTGTATCGGCTGTTCTGCCAGGTGACGGGATACGGCGGCACTACCCAGCGTGCCGATGCCGAAAAGATGGCAGGCGTGAAAGTGGCAGGCAAAATGGTCCGCGTGCGCTTTGACGCCAACGTGGCCACGGGCCTGCCATGGACGTTCAAGCCCGAACAGGTGACGCAGGACCTGAAGATCGGTGAGCGTAAGATTGCGACCTATTCGGCGCATAATCTTTCTGGCCGTCCGATCACTGGCACCGCAGTTTTCAATGTCTCGCCGGAACAGGCGGGCAAGTATTTCAACAAGATCCAGTGCTTTTGCTTTACCGAACAAAAGCTTGAACCGGGTCAGCAGGTTCGCATGCCGGTGATCTATTTTATTGATCCGGCGATTCTGGACGATCCGGCCGCGAATAACGTGGAAGAGATCACCCTGAGCTATACCTTCAACGAAACGCCGGAAAGCGCTGCGGCAGCCACGGGCAAGCCGCTGAGCGTACCGGTCGAAAAGCCTCTGGACCCGGCGCAAGCACGGCGATAA
- a CDS encoding cytochrome c oxidase subunit 3, with translation MAGAKNHDYHILPPDIWPFTGAMSALVMTSGGVLYMHEMAGGTSVMLLGLLGVLVTFFSWWGKVIKEAHAGDHTPVVQLHQRYGMILFIASEVMFFVGWFWAFFDFSLFPSELAESVGGQWPPKAIEAVMDPFDLPLLNTLILLCSGTTLTWAHHALIHGDRDGLKKGLWATIILGLIFSAIQAYEYSAAPFAFGVNTFGSSFYMATGFHGFHVIVGTIFLIVCLIRAYKGHFTPRQHFGFEAAAWYWHFVDVVWLFLFIAIYVWGSWGYPVH, from the coding sequence ATGGCCGGCGCTAAGAACCACGATTATCACATCCTGCCGCCTGATATCTGGCCCTTTACGGGCGCGATGTCGGCGCTGGTCATGACCAGCGGCGGTGTGTTGTACATGCACGAAATGGCAGGCGGCACCAGTGTCATGCTGCTGGGCCTTCTCGGCGTGCTCGTCACGTTCTTTTCGTGGTGGGGCAAGGTCATCAAGGAAGCTCATGCTGGCGATCACACCCCGGTGGTGCAGCTTCACCAGCGTTACGGCATGATCCTGTTCATCGCTTCGGAAGTGATGTTCTTTGTCGGCTGGTTCTGGGCGTTCTTCGACTTTTCGCTGTTCCCGTCGGAACTGGCCGAATCGGTAGGCGGACAGTGGCCACCCAAGGCGATCGAAGCGGTCATGGACCCGTTCGACCTGCCGCTACTCAACACGCTGATCCTTCTGTGCTCCGGCACCACGCTTACCTGGGCGCACCACGCGCTGATCCATGGTGACCGTGACGGCCTGAAGAAGGGCCTTTGGGCAACGATCATCCTGGGCCTGATCTTCTCGGCCATTCAGGCTTACGAATATTCGGCAGCGCCGTTTGCGTTTGGCGTGAACACCTTCGGTTCGTCGTTCTACATGGCGACCGGGTTCCACGGCTTCCACGTCATTGTCGGCACGATCTTCCTGATCGTCTGCCTGATCCGCGCTTACAAGGGCCACTTCACTCCGCGCCAGCACTTTGGCTTCGAAGCGGCTGCTTGGTATTGGCACTTCGTTGACGTGGTGTGGCTGTTCCTGTTCATCGCCATCTATGTGTGGGGCAGCTGGGGCTACCCGGTTCACTGA
- a CDS encoding DUF983 domain-containing protein, translating to MRNGESHNEKGQSGITATALFGLCPRCGAKGVWAGPAALAGQCAACGLDIERFAPKGRTLYLVVLPVTILLMLAALKLDDVVRLPVWALIAFWGTGVPLAVIGALRFAKSAVLLARLEKEGLI from the coding sequence ATGCGGAACGGCGAAAGCCATAACGAAAAAGGGCAGTCCGGGATTACCGCGACTGCCCTTTTCGGTTTGTGCCCCCGCTGCGGAGCAAAGGGCGTATGGGCCGGACCGGCGGCGCTGGCGGGGCAATGCGCGGCTTGCGGGCTGGATATCGAACGGTTCGCGCCAAAGGGGCGGACGCTGTATCTGGTGGTTCTGCCGGTGACGATCCTGCTGATGCTGGCGGCGTTGAAGCTGGATGATGTGGTGCGCCTGCCGGTGTGGGCGCTGATCGCGTTCTGGGGTACGGGTGTACCGCTGGCGGTGATTGGCGCGCTGCGCTTTGCCAAATCGGCAGTGCTGCTGGCACGGCTTGAAAAAGAAGGGCTGATCTGA
- a CDS encoding SURF1 family protein: protein MRRHGMRKLPILPTMFVAAAAAVMVVLGVWQMQRLHQKEAMLARYQAAQASATEVSWPGRGAGAEMALYHRSRVDCRTVAGMTTVSGRNVAGEAGLAHVADCRLADGSAVPVSLGWSRNPASPAWSGGAVTGWIAPGPKLVADPAQAGLEGNARPDPRDMPNNHLAYAVQWFFFAGVALVIYGLALRGRWREKR, encoded by the coding sequence ATGCGCCGCCATGGGATGCGGAAACTGCCGATCCTGCCAACGATGTTCGTTGCTGCTGCTGCTGCGGTTATGGTCGTGCTTGGGGTGTGGCAGATGCAGCGCTTGCACCAGAAGGAGGCGATGCTGGCGCGGTATCAGGCGGCGCAGGCATCGGCGACTGAAGTGTCATGGCCGGGGCGTGGTGCGGGGGCGGAAATGGCGCTTTACCACCGCAGCCGGGTGGATTGCCGCACTGTGGCCGGGATGACGACGGTTTCGGGCCGCAATGTCGCCGGAGAAGCCGGGCTGGCACATGTGGCGGATTGCCGTCTGGCCGATGGTTCGGCCGTGCCAGTGTCGCTGGGCTGGTCGCGCAATCCTGCATCGCCTGCGTGGTCGGGCGGTGCGGTGACGGGGTGGATCGCGCCGGGGCCGAAGCTGGTGGCCGATCCTGCGCAGGCAGGATTGGAGGGCAATGCCCGGCCTGACCCGCGCGACATGCCGAACAATCATCTTGCCTATGCGGTGCAGTGGTTCTTTTTCGCAGGTGTGGCGCTGGTGATCTATGGCCTGGCGCTGCGGGGGCGTTGGCGCGAGAAGCGCTGA
- the thrC gene encoding threonine synthase, whose amino-acid sequence MKYVSTRGQAPSLDFQGVTLAGLASDGGLYVPETWPQFSADEIAAMAGLPYAKLAQTIMQPFVGDCLTPERLGELCEQAYGRFAHAAVTPLKQLDETQWVLELFHGPTLAFKDVALQLLGLLFEEFLARGDDHITIVGATSGDTGSAAIDAVAGRAKVDIFMLHPHGRVSDVQRRQMTTVIAPNVHNIAIDGSFDDAQAMVKRMFNDTAMTGRFGIGAVNSINWARLMAQVVYYFYAALQLGAPQRKVAFSVPTGNFGDVFAGYVAAKMGLPIERLIVATNVNDILHRALSTGDYSASTVTPTAAPSMDIQVSSNFERLLFDGCGRDGAALAEQMKSFEATKAMQLTNAQRESAAALFSSERADAGNMATAMRWAYEATGEVLDPHTAIGLHAARVAQGIPAGVPIVTLATAHPAKFVDAVERATGVRPGLPGRVGDLFEREERCAHLPGDYDAVAAFVAERATLKNG is encoded by the coding sequence ATGAAGTATGTCAGCACGCGGGGGCAGGCCCCATCGCTCGATTTTCAGGGTGTCACGCTTGCGGGCCTTGCGTCCGACGGGGGGCTTTATGTGCCCGAAACGTGGCCGCAGTTCAGCGCGGACGAGATCGCCGCGATGGCTGGGTTGCCTTATGCCAAGCTGGCACAGACCATCATGCAGCCTTTTGTGGGTGATTGCCTGACGCCGGAACGCCTGGGCGAACTGTGTGAACAGGCTTATGGCCGTTTTGCCCACGCCGCCGTCACGCCGCTGAAGCAACTGGACGAGACGCAGTGGGTGCTGGAGCTGTTTCACGGCCCGACGCTGGCGTTCAAGGACGTGGCACTGCAACTGCTGGGGCTGTTGTTTGAAGAATTCCTTGCGCGCGGTGATGACCACATCACCATTGTCGGCGCTACGTCGGGCGACACCGGATCTGCCGCGATTGACGCGGTGGCGGGCCGTGCCAAGGTGGATATCTTCATGCTGCACCCGCATGGGCGTGTGTCGGATGTGCAGCGGCGGCAGATGACCACGGTGATCGCGCCGAACGTCCACAACATCGCCATCGACGGCAGCTTTGACGATGCACAGGCGATGGTAAAACGCATGTTCAACGACACGGCTATGACCGGACGTTTCGGCATCGGCGCGGTCAATTCGATCAACTGGGCACGCCTGATGGCGCAGGTGGTCTATTACTTCTACGCCGCGCTTCAACTTGGCGCGCCGCAGCGTAAGGTGGCGTTCAGCGTGCCCACCGGCAATTTCGGTGATGTGTTCGCAGGCTATGTCGCGGCCAAGATGGGCCTGCCCATCGAACGGCTGATCGTGGCGACCAACGTCAATGACATTCTGCACCGCGCGCTGTCGACCGGCGATTATTCGGCCAGCACTGTGACGCCCACGGCGGCACCTTCGATGGACATTCAGGTTTCGTCGAACTTTGAACGCCTTCTGTTTGACGGCTGTGGGCGTGATGGCGCCGCACTGGCCGAGCAGATGAAGAGCTTCGAAGCGACCAAGGCGATGCAGCTGACCAATGCTCAGCGCGAATCCGCTGCTGCGCTGTTCAGTTCGGAACGCGCCGACGCGGGTAATATGGCCACTGCGATGCGCTGGGCTTATGAGGCAACCGGCGAAGTGCTGGACCCGCACACGGCCATCGGCCTGCACGCCGCGCGCGTGGCGCAGGGCATTCCGGCGGGCGTACCCATCGTGACGCTGGCGACCGCGCATCCGGCCAAGTTCGTGGATGCGGTGGAGCGCGCAACCGGCGTGCGTCCGGGCCTGCCGGGTCGGGTGGGCGATCTGTTCGAGCGTGAGGAACGCTGCGCGCATCTGCCGGGCGACTATGATGCAGTGGCGGCCTTTGTGGCTGAACGCGCGACGCTCAAAAATGGCTGA
- a CDS encoding class I SAM-dependent methyltransferase, translating to MAELDLQPKLMIGEGWADFALLDSGYGRKLEQYGPHRFVRPEAQALWTPRLADWRADGEFVPGSDEDGGGRWQFDREVPREGWELGWNDVRFTASCTPFRHLGFFPDMAPVWDWMGERLQDKPDAQTLNLFGYTGVGTLALSEYGPVTHVDASKKSVAQARANAALSGMADRPVRWIVDDAAKFTAREVRRGKRYDGIILDPPKFGRGPDGEVWRLEESLPGLIADCAQLLDADSRFLFLTVYAVRMSSLAIAGLLADALKDLGGTIEHGDLSIRETGPDGRLLPTAIFARWKN from the coding sequence ATGGCTGAGCTTGATCTCCAGCCCAAGCTGATGATCGGCGAGGGCTGGGCCGACTTTGCCTTGCTCGATTCGGGTTATGGGCGAAAGCTCGAGCAATATGGGCCGCATCGCTTCGTCCGCCCCGAAGCGCAGGCACTGTGGACGCCGCGGCTGGCCGACTGGCGCGCCGATGGCGAGTTCGTACCGGGATCGGATGAGGACGGCGGCGGACGCTGGCAGTTCGACCGTGAGGTGCCGCGCGAAGGCTGGGAACTGGGCTGGAACGATGTGCGCTTTACCGCATCGTGCACCCCGTTCCGCCATCTGGGGTTCTTTCCCGACATGGCCCCGGTGTGGGACTGGATGGGCGAGCGGCTGCAGGACAAGCCGGATGCGCAGACGCTGAACCTGTTCGGCTATACCGGTGTCGGCACGCTGGCGCTTTCGGAATATGGCCCGGTTACGCATGTTGATGCGTCGAAGAAGTCGGTGGCGCAGGCTCGCGCCAATGCCGCGCTTTCGGGCATGGCGGATCGACCGGTGCGCTGGATTGTGGACGATGCGGCCAAGTTTACCGCGCGCGAAGTGCGGCGGGGCAAGCGCTATGACGGGATCATCCTTGATCCGCCCAAGTTTGGGCGCGGACCGGATGGCGAAGTGTGGCGGCTGGAAGAAAGTCTGCCGGGGCTTATTGCCGATTGCGCGCAATTGCTGGATGCCGACAGCCGCTTTCTGTTCCTGACGGTTTATGCTGTGCGCATGTCATCGCTTGCCATTGCAGGCCTTCTGGCCGACGCGCTGAAGGACTTGGGCGGCACGATCGAGCATGGCGACCTGTCGATTCGCGAAACTGGCCCCGATGGCCGTCTGCTGCCGACCGCGATCTTCGCGCGCTGGAAAAACTGA
- a CDS encoding dihydroneopterin aldolase: MSDSLILEVANLETDVLTGIYSEETGRPQPLRISMRVGLKHQDRYTPDCPLAASKNYMDLKHAASEGLPKGVHFKLIEAVADHICETLFLQDERVMWAEVKIVKLAISENGEEIGITLKRERRV, translated from the coding sequence ATGTCAGACAGCCTGATCCTTGAAGTCGCCAATCTTGAAACCGACGTGCTTACCGGCATCTATTCGGAAGAGACGGGGCGGCCGCAGCCGTTGCGCATTTCCATGCGGGTGGGGCTGAAGCATCAGGACCGCTACACGCCCGATTGTCCGCTGGCGGCCAGCAAGAACTATATGGACCTCAAACACGCGGCCAGCGAAGGCTTGCCCAAGGGGGTGCATTTCAAGCTGATCGAAGCCGTGGCAGACCACATCTGCGAAACGCTGTTCTTGCAGGATGAACGGGTGATGTGGGCGGAAGTGAAAATCGTGAAGCTGGCGATTAGCGAAAACGGCGAGGAAATCGGCATTACGCTGAAGCGCGAGCGCCGCGTTTGA
- a CDS encoding SDR family oxidoreductase, giving the protein MADVRPLALVTGGWRRIGGAIARKLASEGWDVVLHAHHAASFDAEFKAQLEWLGAAVFPVAGDLDDRNFPARLLAQVGQDAGRSPVLLVNCASLFHDDRADTITPEELEQHFRVNLFAPLLLTRAFAEALGEREGSVVNILDQRVLNPVPDQISYTLSKQALHASVRTMARAMAPRVRVNGVAPGLILPTADYDAAQWRRLEEIMPLRRLPGADEIADAVYFLCTAKSITGQTLFVDAGASLESYARDFVYLEK; this is encoded by the coding sequence ATGGCGGATGTGCGGCCGCTGGCACTGGTGACCGGTGGTTGGCGTCGCATTGGCGGTGCGATTGCACGCAAGCTGGCCAGCGAAGGCTGGGACGTTGTGCTGCATGCGCATCACGCCGCGTCGTTTGACGCCGAATTCAAGGCGCAACTGGAATGGCTGGGCGCGGCGGTGTTTCCGGTGGCGGGCGATCTGGACGACCGCAACTTTCCAGCACGCCTTCTGGCGCAAGTGGGGCAGGATGCGGGGCGATCACCCGTGCTGCTGGTCAATTGTGCATCGCTGTTTCACGATGACCGCGCCGATACGATCACGCCCGAAGAACTGGAACAGCATTTCCGCGTCAACCTGTTTGCGCCGCTGTTGCTGACCCGCGCTTTTGCCGAGGCGCTGGGCGAGCGGGAAGGGTCAGTGGTGAACATTCTGGACCAGCGGGTGCTGAATCCAGTGCCAGACCAGATCAGTTATACCTTGTCCAAGCAGGCACTGCATGCATCGGTGCGGACCATGGCGCGGGCAATGGCTCCCAGGGTGCGGGTGAACGGGGTGGCGCCGGGGCTGATCCTGCCGACGGCGGATTACGACGCGGCGCAGTGGCGACGTCTGGAAGAGATCATGCCGCTGCGGCGCTTGCCCGGCGCGGATGAAATCGCCGACGCGGTTTACTTCCTTTGCACGGCAAAATCGATCACCGGGCAAACTTTGTTCGTGGATGCAGGCGCAAGCCTTGAATCTTATGCGCGCGACTTCGTATATCTGGAGAAGTGA
- the moaA gene encoding GTP 3',8-cyclase MoaA: protein MNASPPVATAPLIDRFARRITYLRLSVTDRCDLRCAYCMPERMEFLPRAEVLSLEELHRLSLHFIARGVRKIRLTGGEPLVRRDMVELVRALGRKLGDGLDELTLTTNGTRLAEFADDLAAAGVKRINVSLDTLDRAGFAKLSRRDMLPQVLEGIAAAKAAGLKVKVNAVALKDVNEAEIPALIEWAHGAGHDMTLIEVMPLGEVEGDRFDHYLPLDAVRRDLEKRWTLTASDARSGGPARYVDIAETGGRLGFITPLTGNFCEGCNRVRVTATGQLYMCLGGEGRVDLRAALRCDDPDGALDEAFARAMGEKQERHSFVIDRPGGAPAVSRHMSTTGG, encoded by the coding sequence GTGAACGCTTCCCCGCCTGTTGCCACTGCGCCCCTGATTGACCGATTCGCCCGTCGGATCACCTATCTGCGACTTTCGGTAACCGACCGGTGCGATTTGCGCTGCGCCTATTGCATGCCTGAACGCATGGAGTTTCTGCCCCGCGCTGAAGTGTTGAGCCTTGAGGAACTGCACCGGCTGTCGTTGCACTTCATCGCGCGCGGCGTGCGCAAGATTCGCCTTACTGGCGGTGAACCGCTGGTGCGGCGCGACATGGTTGAACTGGTGCGGGCCCTGGGGCGGAAGCTGGGGGATGGGCTGGACGAACTGACGCTGACCACCAATGGCACGCGGCTGGCCGAATTTGCCGATGATCTGGCCGCAGCAGGCGTGAAGCGAATCAACGTATCGCTCGACACGCTGGACCGTGCAGGCTTTGCCAAACTTTCGCGCAGGGACATGCTGCCGCAAGTGCTGGAAGGCATTGCTGCCGCCAAGGCGGCGGGGCTTAAGGTGAAGGTCAATGCGGTTGCATTGAAAGATGTCAACGAAGCCGAGATTCCCGCGCTGATCGAATGGGCACACGGGGCGGGCCATGACATGACGCTGATCGAGGTCATGCCGCTGGGCGAAGTAGAGGGCGACAGGTTCGACCACTATCTGCCGCTGGATGCGGTGCGGCGCGATCTGGAAAAGCGCTGGACGCTGACCGCCAGCGATGCCCGCAGCGGCGGGCCGGCGCGCTATGTCGACATTGCTGAAACGGGTGGACGGCTGGGCTTTATCACGCCGTTGACTGGCAATTTCTGCGAAGGCTGCAACCGCGTGCGGGTGACGGCCACAGGGCAGCTTTACATGTGCCTTGGCGGGGAAGGCCGGGTGGATTTGCGCGCGGCGTTGCGCTGCGATGATCCCGATGGCGCGCTGGACGAAGCGTTTGCCCGCGCGATGGGCGAAAAGCAGGAGCGCCATTCCTTTGTGATCGACCGTCCCGGCGGTGCGCCTGCAGTGTCGCGCCATATGTCGACCACGGGCGGATAG
- a CDS encoding MoaD/ThiS family protein, with translation MARLVFMGRLEDVAGTGELVVMPGPVEQVLAGLDPALAVQLLGERVRMALNGRLLTDMGGVVLAQGDELAFLPPVSGG, from the coding sequence ATGGCGCGATTGGTGTTCATGGGGCGGCTTGAGGACGTTGCAGGCACGGGCGAACTGGTGGTGATGCCGGGACCGGTTGAGCAGGTGCTGGCGGGGCTTGATCCGGCGCTGGCAGTGCAATTGCTGGGCGAGCGTGTGCGCATGGCGCTGAACGGCAGGCTGTTGACCGACATGGGCGGGGTGGTTCTGGCGCAGGGCGATGAGCTGGCGTTTCTGCCCCCGGTCAGCGGCGGTTAG
- a CDS encoding molybdenum cofactor biosynthesis protein MoaE translates to MADVRLALEAFDPAAEIAGFNALHSAAGGIVTFLGQVRDAGGVEALELKHYAPMTVPGMQELARITQSRWPLEGLMIVHRSGLMVPGDPIVLVAAAARHRRDAFAAADFAMDHLKSESWFWKREKTADGWRWIEPRGEDYDDLARWR, encoded by the coding sequence ATGGCTGACGTTCGGCTGGCGCTTGAGGCGTTCGATCCGGCAGCGGAAATTGCAGGCTTCAACGCGCTGCATTCTGCGGCGGGGGGCATCGTCACGTTTCTGGGGCAGGTGCGCGACGCAGGCGGCGTGGAAGCGCTGGAACTGAAGCACTATGCGCCGATGACGGTGCCGGGAATGCAGGAACTGGCGCGAATCACGCAATCGCGATGGCCGCTGGAAGGGCTGATGATCGTACATCGCAGCGGGCTAATGGTGCCGGGCGATCCGATCGTGCTGGTGGCGGCTGCGGCGCGACATCGCCGCGATGCTTTTGCCGCCGCCGATTTTGCGATGGACCACCTGAAAAGCGAAAGCTGGTTCTGGAAGCGTGAAAAGACTGCCGATGGCTGGCGCTGGATCGAACCGCGCGGTGAGGATTACGATGATCTGGCGCGCTGGCGCTGA
- the rplU gene encoding 50S ribosomal protein L21 — translation MFAIVRTGGKQYRVAAGDKIAVEKLAGEAGDKITLGEVLLAGEGDSLADAAKITVSAEIIAQAKSEKVIVFKKRRRHNYRRRNGHRQQMTLLRIVSVA, via the coding sequence ATGTTCGCAATCGTGCGCACGGGCGGCAAGCAGTATCGGGTCGCCGCCGGAGACAAGATCGCAGTCGAGAAGCTGGCTGGTGAAGCCGGTGACAAGATCACGCTGGGCGAAGTCCTTCTCGCTGGCGAAGGCGATTCGCTGGCAGACGCCGCGAAGATCACGGTTTCGGCCGAGATCATCGCTCAGGCGAAGTCGGAAAAGGTGATCGTTTTCAAGAAGCGTCGCCGTCACAACTATCGCCGCCGCAACGGTCATCGCCAGCAGATGACCCTGCTGCGCATCGTCTCGGTCGCCTAA